Proteins found in one Verrucomicrobiia bacterium genomic segment:
- a CDS encoding TraR/DksA family transcriptional regulator, translated as MKKKDLEKYEKLLLARRSELVEEMGLLKKAALETTIKDSSGDLSSYSYHMADQGTDAMEREKAFLMASKSGRLLYHIDEALRRIKDGNFGKCQECGGDISAARLEAVPHARLCIACKEKEEQAKLKENM; from the coding sequence ATGAAAAAGAAGGATTTGGAAAAATACGAAAAGCTTCTCTTGGCCCGCCGCTCGGAACTGGTGGAAGAAATGGGGCTTTTGAAAAAGGCGGCTTTGGAGACGACCATCAAGGACTCCTCCGGCGATTTGTCTTCCTATTCTTATCATATGGCCGATCAAGGGACGGACGCGATGGAGCGTGAGAAGGCGTTTTTGATGGCCTCCAAGTCGGGCCGGCTCTTGTATCACATCGACGAGGCGTTGCGCCGGATCAAGGACGGAAATTTCGGCAAGTGCCAGGAGTGCGGCGGCGACATCTCCGCCGCCCGGCTGGAAGCGGTTCCCCACGCCCGCTTGTGCATCGCCTGCAAGGAGAAGGAAGAGCAGGCCAAGCTGAAAGAAAATATGTAG